A window of the Lactuca sativa cultivar Salinas chromosome 5, Lsat_Salinas_v11, whole genome shotgun sequence genome harbors these coding sequences:
- the LOC111909868 gene encoding uncharacterized protein LOC111909868, with protein MKDFHMNIGKDVEWVGGSSESNVPEDTQQGDLEVINTAVLLSGSSSDEANDGKRRKTIRAIQRAYENDAALVSEPFYIFQTFSSSKDFKTQVKLHSIRTRREIQLEKNDKNRVRFVCKGTIPNLATNEEEKCPWVIYCSKWKRDIDWMVKTYTKEHRCLQTRKVKACDYKFLSEHIVQVIETNPKIPIRALREQLQREYQMDISHMKTFRAKQQALKHVQGDYASQYRLLRDYVLEVQARNPDTTVKIDVESEANPTVETRTFRRIYVCIGALKRGFAAGRRDFLGLDGAFVKGPYPGQVLSAVALDGNNGIYPLAYAVVESETLNSWTWFLSNLGDDLGLGTNSNFTFMSDRQKGLLPAIATLFPCAEHRYCLRHIHDNMKKNWRGKVFKDLLWECATTSNVQHFHQAMEKLKKLNNDAYEWLKQIPPQSWARSHFTGRAHCDALTNNLCEAFNSKIEDGRDAPIINCIEFIREYIMKKIVKVDKEIQKVVGPLTLTATTILDKIKSKAEQYVATFCGAGKYQVAGPWQDQCIVDVGQQSCTCKRWELTGIPCKHGVAAIWDMGRNDKDVGIPESFVHPCYWLSTWKEMYSFKVSPINGRSMWEKSAIPTTLLPPKHRVPIGRPKKKRTISIVEKEDFVRGNTASRAHRSVTCTKCNNVGHNARTCKGQRPIVGGGGGQSQVKGKGKGKATT; from the exons ATGAAAGATTTCCATATGAACATTGGCAAGGATGTAGAATGGGTTGGAGGTTCTTCTGAAAGTAATGTACCTGAAGATACACAACAAGGTGACTTAGAAGTGATCAACACAGCGGTTTTGTTGTCTGGGTCTTCATCAGATGAGGCAAATGATGGTAAGCGAAGGAAAACTATTAGGGCCATACAGAGGGCTTATGAAAATGATGCAGCTTTGGTTAGTGAGCCCTTCTACATTTTTCAAACTTTCAGTTCATCTAAGGACTTTAAGACACAAGTGAAACTACATTCCATAAGGACAAGAAGGGAAATACAATTAGAGAAAAATGATAAGAATAGGGTTAGGTTTGTGTGTAAGGGCACTATACCAAATCTTGCTACTAATGAAGAAGAGAAATGCCCATGGGTTATATATTGTAGTAAGTGGAAGCGTGACATAGATTGGATGGTTAAGACATACACGAAGGAGCATCGATGTCTACAAACAAGGAAAGTCAAAGCATGTGACTATAAGTTCCTTTCAGAGCATATAGTACAAGTTATTGAGACAAACCCAAAGATTCCTATTAGGGCTTTACGAGAGCAACTCCAACGTGAGTACCAGATGGACATTTCGCATATGAAAACTTTTAGGGCAAAGCAGCAAGCTTTAAAGCATGTTCAAGGAGATTATGCCAGCCAATACAGGTTGTTAAGGGACTATGTTTTAGAGGTACAAGCACGTAACCCAGATACTACggttaaaattgatgttgaaagtgAAGCGAATCCAACTGTTGAGACAAGAACATTCAGGCGTATCTATGTTTGCATTGGAGCTTTGAAGCGAGGTTTTGCAGCGGGAAGAAGGGACTTTCTTGGACTTGATGGAGCCTTCGTGAAAGGTCCATATCCAGGCCAAGTTTTGTCTGCTGTG GCATTGGATGGTAATAATGGGATATATCCTTTAGCCTATGCTGTGGTTGAATCAGAAACATTGAATTCTTGGACTTGGTTTTTAAGTAATTTGGGTGATGACTTaggtttgggaacaaattccaattTCACGTTTATGAGTGACAGACAAAAG GGTTTGTTGCCTGCGATTGCAACACTATTTCCATGTGCAGAGCATCGCTATTGTCTTCGTCACATACACGACAACATGAAAAAGAACTGGAGGGGAAAGGTGTTCAAGGATCTTCTTTGGGAATGTGCCACGACCTCTAATGTACAACACTTTCATCAAGCAATGGAAAAACTAAAGAAGCTTAACAATGATGCTTATGAGTGGCTGAAACAAATACCTCCTCAAAGTTGGGCTCGCTCCCACTTTACTG GGAGAGCACATTGTGATGCTCTAACTAATAACCTGTGTGAAGCATTCAACAGCAAGATAGAAGATGGTCGTGATGCACCAATTATTAACTGCATTGAGTTCATCAGAGAGTACATTATGAAGAAGATAGTCAAAGTTGACAAGGAAATTCAGAAAGTTGTAGGTCCTTTGACTCTTACAGCTACAACAATATTGGATAAGATAAAGAGTAAGGCAGAACAGTATGTTGCAACATTTTGTGGTGCTGGAAAATATCAAGTTGCTGGACCATGGCAAGATCAGTGTATTGTGGATGTAGGTCAACAAAGTTGCACGTGCAAAAGGTGGGAATTAACAGGAATTCCATGCAAACATGGTGTGGCTGCTATTTGGGACATGGGGAGGAATGACAAAGATGTGGGAATCCCAGAATCATTTGTGCATCCATGTTACTGGTTATCAACCTGGAAAGAGATGTATTCTTTTAAGGTtagtccaatcaatggaaggtcCATGTGGGAGAAGTCAGCTATACCAACAACTCTGTTGCCTCCAAAACATCGTGTTCCCATAGGAAGACCAAAGAAGAAGAGAACAATATCAATTGTGGAAAAGGAGGACTTTGTTAGAGGAAACACAGCATCGAGGGCCCATAGATCAGTAACATGTACGAAGTGTAACAATGTTGGTCACAATGCAAGAACCTGCAAAGGGCAAAGACCAATTGTTGGTGGGGGTGGTGGACAATCACAAGTCAAAGGAAAAGGGAAAGGGAAGGCAACCACTTGA